CGGGCGTTTTTCGGCGAATCGATGTTTTCGCTCGTTAGCGACGCCTCCAAGGTGGCGCTGGTGCACCTGTGCCGGCGCCTTGAGCGGCTCGGATTCGGCGTGATAGATTGCCAGATGGCGACCGACCACCTGCGCTCGATGGGCGGCGTCGACGTGCCAAGAGCACAGTTCGTCCGCGCCCTGGACAGACTGATCGGCCCGAAGAGCCCGCCCCAGCGCTGGCCGGCCTCGGACGACATTGGTTAAGGATCCCGTACCCGGCAAGATGCAACAGGACTATCCGTACGCCCTCATCCAGTTCTATGTCACCGGTCCGTACGACTGTTCCTATCTGCCGGACCAGCGCGCCCGCTCGCAGGTCGCCACGCCCAACCACATCATCGACACCCCGGTGTATTCCGAGCTGGTGCGCAACGGCTTTCGCCGCAGCGGCGTGTTCACCTATCGCCCCTACTGCGACCACTGCCGCGCCTGCGTGCCGGTGCGCATCCCGGTGGACCGCTTCACGCCCAATCGTGCCCAGCGCCGCGCCATGCGGCGTCATGCCGATCTCACCGTGGCGGAGTTGCCGCTGGCCTTCCACGACGATCACTACGCGCTCTACCAGCGCTATCAGGTCGCGCGCCATGCCGGCGGCGGCATGGATCAAGACAGCCGCGAGCAATACGGCCACTTCCTGCTCCAGAGCCACGTGGACACCCGCCTCATCGAGTTCCGCGAGAACGGCATCCTGCGCATGGTGTGCATCATCGACTGGCTCACCGACGGGCTGTCCAGCGTCTACACCTTCTTCGACCCGGACCTCCCCCACGCCAGTTACGGCACCTGGGGCATCCTCTGGCAGATCGAGGCCTGCCGCCAGCTCAAGCTGCCCTACCTGTACCTGGGCTACTGGATCCGCGACAGCCGCAAGATGACCTACAAGGCCGGCTTCCGTCCGCTCGAAGGGCGTATCGCCGGTCAGTGGCGCACGCTGACCGACGCGGATCTGGACTGATCACGCAGCGGGCACGCCGCACCCCCCCAAAAGGCTGACGCAGCGCAACAACCCGGGCAGGCGGTGGAGTAGAATTCGCCGCTATGCTCTACGATCTCGCCCGCCCGCTCCTGTTCGCGCTCGACCCCGAGTCGGCCCACGAACTGTCGCTCGCCGCCCTCTCGCGCCTCGGGCGTCTGCTGCCACCGGCCCGCCCGCTGCCCGCAAACCCGGTCACGGTGATGGGCATCGATTTTCCCAACCGCGTGGGTCTGGCCGCCGGCCTGGACAAGAACGGCGAAGCCATCGACGGCCTGGCACGCTTCGGCTTCGGCTTCATCGAGATCGGCACCATCACGCCGCGGGCGCAGCCGGGCAACCCGAAACCGCGCCTGTTCCGCCTGCCCGAGGTCCAGGGCATCATCAACCGCATGGGCTTCAACAACCACGGCGTGGATGCGCTGATCGCCAACGTGCGTGCGGCGCGGTTCACCGGCGTGCTGGGCATCAACATCGGCAAGAACTTCGACACCCCGATCGAGCGCGCGGTGGACGACTACCTGGCCTGCCTGGAAAAAGTCTATCCGCTGGCCCATTACGTGACGGTGAACATCTCGTCGCCCAACACCAAGAACCTGCGCGCCCTGCAGGGCGCCTCGGAGCTGGACGGTCTGCTCGGCCCGCTCAAGACCGCCCAGGCGCGCCTGGCCGACACCCACGGCCGTTACGTGCCCCTGGCGCTCAAGATCGCCCCCGACCTGGACGAGGCGCAGATCACCAACATCGCCGACGCCCTGCGCCGCCACCGCATCGACGCGGTGATCGCCACCAACACCACCATCGCCCGCGACAAGGTCGCCGGCGTGCGCCACGGTGACGAACAGGGCGGCCTGTCCGGCGCGCCGGTGCGCGAGGCGAGCACCCGCGTGATCCGCGCCCTGTCGGCCCAGCTCCAGGGCGAGTTGCCCATCATCGGGGTGGGCGGCATTCTCGGCGGCCCCGACGCCACCGAGAAGATCGAGGCCGGCGCCGCGCTGGTTCAGGTCTATAGCGGCCTGATCTACCGCGGCCCCGCCCTGGTACGCGAATGCGTCGCGGCCACCGCCTGAACGGGGGCCACGTGCCGCACGGTCATATACCTATAACCGCCGCAGGGTTGAGCCCCTTTGTGGGGCAAGCGATAATTGCCGACTTGGACAAATCTGGCCGGATATGAGCAGCTACCTTTTCGTCATTCTCGGTGCCGTGCTGGTCAACAACGTGGTGTTGGTCCGCATTCTCGGCCTGTGCCCGTTCATGGGCGTCTCCAAGAAGCTGGAGACGGCCATCGGCATGGGCGCGGCGACCACCTTCGTGCTCACCCTCGGGTGCGCCACCAGCTTCCTGATCGACCACTACCTGCTCGTGCCTTACGACCTGGTCTATCTGCGCACGCTGTCCTTCATCGTGGTCATCGCCGCCATCGTCCAGCTCACCGAGCTGGTGATCCACAAGACCAGCCCGCTGCTGCACCAGGTGCTCGGCATCTACCTGCCGCTGATCACCACCAACTGCGCGGTGCTCGGCGTCCCGCTGCTCAACGTCGGCTTGCGCCACGACCTGCTCGAATCGCTGCTGTTCGGTTTCGGCAGCTCGGTCGGCTTCTCGCTCGCGCTGATCCTGTTCGCCGGCATCCGCGAGCGCCTCGACGGCGCCGACGTCCCTGCCCCCTTCAAGGGCACCGCCATCGCCATGATCACGGCCGGTCTCATGAGCCTCGCGTTCATGGGCTTCGCTGGTCTGGACCGCTACCACTGAGGCCCATGCAGGCAGATCTCCCCACCGTGCCCGACCGACCGCAACCCCCCAGGGAATTGTCATGCTGACCGCCATCCTCGTCATGGGCGGCATCGCCATCGTCCTCGGCGCGGCGCTCGGCTATGCGTCCATCCACTTCAAGGTCCAGGGCGACCCGCTGGTGGACCAGATCGACGCCATCCTGCCCCAGACCCAATGCGGCCAGTGCGGCTTTCCCGGCTGCCGGCCCTATGCCGAAGCCATCGCCAACGGCGAGGCCGACATCAACCAGTGCCCGCCGGGCGGCGAGGAAGGCATCCGCCACCTCGCCGACCTGCTCGGCCGCGAGTTCAAGCCGCTCGACGAGGAACACGGTGTCGAGAAGCCCAAGTCGGTGGCCGTCATCGACGAGAACACCTGCATCGGCTGCACCCTGTGCATCCAGGCCTGCCCGGTGGACGCCATCGTCGGCGCCGCCAAGCAGATGCACACCGTGGTCGAGAAGGAATGCACCGGCTGCGAGCTGTGCGTTGCCCCCTGCCCGGTGGACTGCATCACCATGGAACCGCTGCCGCAAACGGTGAAGAACTGGAAATGGCGTTACCCGGTCATCGAGCTCAAGGAGGTGGCATGATCGCCGGGCTGTTCCGATTCAACGGCGGCGTCAAGCCGGAGACCCACAAGAACGAGTCGGCCGACACCCCGATCCGCACCGCGCCGCTGCCCGCGCGCCTGCTGGTGCCACTGCGCCAGAGTGCCCGCACCACGGCCCGCTGCATCGTCGAACCGGGCCAGAAGGTGCTCAAGGGCGAGCGCATCGGCGAGCCCGACGATGCGCTGAGCACCGCCGTGCATGCCCCCACCTCGGGCACCGTCATCGGCATCGAGCTGCACACCATGGCCCATGCCTCGGGCCTGGGCACCCGCTGCGTGATCATCGAGCCGGACGGCGAAGACCGCTGGATCGAGCCGCGCCCGGGCGACCTGAGCGGCGCGCCGCGCGAGGAACAGCTCGCCTGGCTGCGCGACTGCGGCGTCGTCGGCCTCGGCGGCGCCACCTTCCCCAGCCACATCAAGGTGGGTCGCGGCACCGGCATCGACACCCTGGTACTCAACGGCGCCGAGTGCGAACCGTGGATCACCTGCGACGACCGGCTCATGCGCGAACGCGCCGACAGCATCCTTGCCGGCGCCGTACTGCTCAAGTCGCTGGTCGGCGCGCAGCGCATCGTCGTCGGCATCGAGGACAACAAGCCCGAGGCCATCGCCGCCATGGAACAGGCGGCAGGCGCGCTGGATGCCGACATCCGGATCACCGCCATCCCCGCCATCTACCCGGCCGGCGGCGAAAAACAGCTCATCCGCGTGCTCACCGGCATCGAAATTCCGCACGGCAAGCTCGGCGGCGACTTCGGCGTCCAGTGCTTCAACGTCGGCACCGCCCATGCGGTGCATCGCGCCATCGTCCATGGCGAACCGCTCATCTCACGCGTCGTCACCCTCACCGGCAACGTCGCCGAGGCCGGCAACGTGGAGGCGCTGATCGGCACCCCGATCGCCGACCTGCTCGAGCAGGCCGGCCCGCGCGAGGACACCGACCGCATCCTCCTGGGCGGCCCCATGATGGGGTTCGAGATGCCCCAAGGGGACGTGCCGCTGGCCAAGGGCAGCAACTGCGTGATCGCCTGTTCGCCCGCCCTGTTTCCGCCGCCGCCGCCGGAGATGAACTGCATCCGCTGCGGCGCCTGCGCCCGCGCCTGTCCGGCCGACCTGCAACCCTTCGAACTGTACTGGTTCTCCCGCGCCAAGAACTTCGGCAAGGCGCAGGAATACCACCTGTTCGACTGCATCGAGTGCGGCTGCTGCGCCTATGTGTGCCCCTCGCACATCCGTCTGGTGGACTACTACCGCTTCTCCAAGAGCGAGATCTGGGCGCGCGAGCGCGACAAGGCCGCCGCCGACGCGGCGCGCGACCGCTTCGAATTCCGCAACGAGCGCCAGGAGCGCGAAAAGCGCGAGAAGGCCGAGCGGCTCGCCGCCAAGGCCGCCGCCACCAAGGCCAAACTGGCCGAAAGCGCCCAGGCAGGCAGCGGCGACAAGGGCGGTGACGGCGAGGCCAAACCCGCCGCCGACGACGCCAAGGCCGCGCTGATCGCCGCCGCCCTGGAACGCGCCAAGCAGCAGAAGGCCCAGGTCCAGGCGAAGAACACCGACAACCTGTCGCCGGCCCAGGCCGCCCAGGTGGACGCGGCCGAAGCGCGTCGCAATGGCGCCACCGACGCCGAGGCGGCCCCTGACACCCCGAAAGAAGCACCGGAACAGAACTGATGCTCTCCTCCCCCTTCGTCCGCAAGCCCGCCAGCGTGCAGCAGGTGATGCTCACCGTGTTGGTGGCCCTGCTGCCCGCCGTGGCGCTGTACGTGTGGCAGTTCGGGCCCGGCATCGTCGCGAACCTGCTGATCGCCTCCATCGCCGCGGTCGCCGGCGAGGCCTTCGTGCTATGGCTGCGCGGCAAGCCGGTGGCGATCTATGTGACCGACCTGTCCGCCGTCGTCACCGGCTGGCTCATCGCCCTGACCTTCCCCACCATCATCCCGGCGTGGATCCTCGTCCTCGCCACCCTGCTGGCCATCATCGCGGTCAAGCACCTCTATGGCGGCCTCGGCCAGAACCCCTTCAACCCGGCCATGGCCGCGTTCTGCCTGATGATCGTGGCCTATCCGTCGGCCATGTCGCAGTGGCCGCCGGCCGGGTGGACCGACCTGGGCACCCACCTGCACCTGATCTTCGGCGGCAGCCTCGACGCGGTCACCGGCGCCACGCCGCTCGACGCCCTGCGCACCGGCCTGCGCGGCAGCGCCACCGTCCACAGCGTGCGCACCGGCGAGGCCTTCGGCCTGTTCGGCGGCCGCGGCTGGGAATGGATCGGCATCGGCTACGTGCTCGGCGGCCTGTTCATGCTCTGGCGCCGGGTCATCACCTGGCACCTGCCCACCGCCTTCCTCGTCGCCATGGCCATCATCGCGGCCCTGTTCTGGGGGTACGATCCGGCGCGCTTCGCTTCGCCCCTGTTCCATCTGGCCAGCGGCGGCACCCTGCTGGCGGCGTTCTTCATCGTCACCGATCCGGTCTCCGGCGCCACCACGCCGCGCGGCAAGCTGATCTTCGCCACCGGCGTCGCCGTGCTCGCCTACCTGATCCGCAACTTCGGCGCCTATCCGGACGGTATCGCCTTCGCCGTGCTGCTCATGAACGTGTGCGTCCCCCTGATCGACATGAAAACCCAGCCGCCGGTCTTCGGTCACAAGGGTCAGTGAGGAGCTTGCACGGATGAGTACCGAATACACCGCCGGCCGAACCGCCGCCCGAACCGGGGCCATCCTGACCCTGTTCGCGGCCCTGTTCACCGCCGCCATGGCCTTTACCTACAGCCTCACCAAGCCGGACATCGCGGCAGCCATCGCCGAGACCAAGCACAAGCTCATCGCCGAGATCCTGCCACCCGACGCCTACGACAACGCCCTGCTCGACGATGCGTTGCATGTGCCGGCCACCGATGCGCTCGGGCTGCCTGACGGCGGTATGGTCTATCGTGCACGCAAGGGCGGCGAACCGGTCGCGCTGCTGGTCGAGGCCAGCGCGCCCAACGGCTACGGCGGCGCCATCGGGCTGATCCTCGCGGTGCGCACCGACGGCAGCCTTTCCGGCGTGCGCGTGACCGACCACAAGGAAACCCCGGGGCTGGGCGACTACGTCGACCGCAAGAAAGACCACGACAAGGCACACCCCTGGATCGACCAGTTCGAGAACGCCTCCTTCGCCCGTATCCCCAAGGACG
The nucleotide sequence above comes from Nitrogeniibacter mangrovi. Encoded proteins:
- a CDS encoding arginyltransferase, coding for MQQDYPYALIQFYVTGPYDCSYLPDQRARSQVATPNHIIDTPVYSELVRNGFRRSGVFTYRPYCDHCRACVPVRIPVDRFTPNRAQRRAMRRHADLTVAELPLAFHDDHYALYQRYQVARHAGGGMDQDSREQYGHFLLQSHVDTRLIEFRENGILRMVCIIDWLTDGLSSVYTFFDPDLPHASYGTWGILWQIEACRQLKLPYLYLGYWIRDSRKMTYKAGFRPLEGRIAGQWRTLTDADLD
- a CDS encoding quinone-dependent dihydroorotate dehydrogenase codes for the protein MLYDLARPLLFALDPESAHELSLAALSRLGRLLPPARPLPANPVTVMGIDFPNRVGLAAGLDKNGEAIDGLARFGFGFIEIGTITPRAQPGNPKPRLFRLPEVQGIINRMGFNNHGVDALIANVRAARFTGVLGINIGKNFDTPIERAVDDYLACLEKVYPLAHYVTVNISSPNTKNLRALQGASELDGLLGPLKTAQARLADTHGRYVPLALKIAPDLDEAQITNIADALRRHRIDAVIATNTTIARDKVAGVRHGDEQGGLSGAPVREASTRVIRALSAQLQGELPIIGVGGILGGPDATEKIEAGAALVQVYSGLIYRGPALVRECVAATA
- the rsxA gene encoding electron transport complex subunit RsxA; this encodes MSSYLFVILGAVLVNNVVLVRILGLCPFMGVSKKLETAIGMGAATTFVLTLGCATSFLIDHYLLVPYDLVYLRTLSFIVVIAAIVQLTELVIHKTSPLLHQVLGIYLPLITTNCAVLGVPLLNVGLRHDLLESLLFGFGSSVGFSLALILFAGIRERLDGADVPAPFKGTAIAMITAGLMSLAFMGFAGLDRYH
- the rsxB gene encoding electron transport complex subunit RsxB; amino-acid sequence: MLTAILVMGGIAIVLGAALGYASIHFKVQGDPLVDQIDAILPQTQCGQCGFPGCRPYAEAIANGEADINQCPPGGEEGIRHLADLLGREFKPLDEEHGVEKPKSVAVIDENTCIGCTLCIQACPVDAIVGAAKQMHTVVEKECTGCELCVAPCPVDCITMEPLPQTVKNWKWRYPVIELKEVA
- the rsxC gene encoding electron transport complex subunit RsxC; amino-acid sequence: MIAGLFRFNGGVKPETHKNESADTPIRTAPLPARLLVPLRQSARTTARCIVEPGQKVLKGERIGEPDDALSTAVHAPTSGTVIGIELHTMAHASGLGTRCVIIEPDGEDRWIEPRPGDLSGAPREEQLAWLRDCGVVGLGGATFPSHIKVGRGTGIDTLVLNGAECEPWITCDDRLMRERADSILAGAVLLKSLVGAQRIVVGIEDNKPEAIAAMEQAAGALDADIRITAIPAIYPAGGEKQLIRVLTGIEIPHGKLGGDFGVQCFNVGTAHAVHRAIVHGEPLISRVVTLTGNVAEAGNVEALIGTPIADLLEQAGPREDTDRILLGGPMMGFEMPQGDVPLAKGSNCVIACSPALFPPPPPEMNCIRCGACARACPADLQPFELYWFSRAKNFGKAQEYHLFDCIECGCCAYVCPSHIRLVDYYRFSKSEIWARERDKAAADAARDRFEFRNERQEREKREKAERLAAKAAATKAKLAESAQAGSGDKGGDGEAKPAADDAKAALIAAALERAKQQKAQVQAKNTDNLSPAQAAQVDAAEARRNGATDAEAAPDTPKEAPEQN
- a CDS encoding RnfABCDGE type electron transport complex subunit D, which gives rise to MLSSPFVRKPASVQQVMLTVLVALLPAVALYVWQFGPGIVANLLIASIAAVAGEAFVLWLRGKPVAIYVTDLSAVVTGWLIALTFPTIIPAWILVLATLLAIIAVKHLYGGLGQNPFNPAMAAFCLMIVAYPSAMSQWPPAGWTDLGTHLHLIFGGSLDAVTGATPLDALRTGLRGSATVHSVRTGEAFGLFGGRGWEWIGIGYVLGGLFMLWRRVITWHLPTAFLVAMAIIAALFWGYDPARFASPLFHLASGGTLLAAFFIVTDPVSGATTPRGKLIFATGVAVLAYLIRNFGAYPDGIAFAVLLMNVCVPLIDMKTQPPVFGHKGQ
- the rsxG gene encoding electron transport complex subunit RsxG is translated as MSTEYTAGRTAARTGAILTLFAALFTAAMAFTYSLTKPDIAAAIAETKHKLIAEILPPDAYDNALLDDALHVPATDALGLPDGGMVYRARKGGEPVALLVEASAPNGYGGAIGLILAVRTDGSLSGVRVTDHKETPGLGDYVDRKKDHDKAHPWIDQFENASFARIPKDAWAVKKDGGAFDFHTGATVSPRAVTAAVARALAWTIDNEKALFAAPAGATFAAGHAQGDAR